Below is a genomic region from Pseudomonas frederiksbergensis.
ACGGTGCAACTGGACAACTGCGGGTGGGCTTTGCAGTCACGGGCGAATCGGTCTGGATCGAAACGAGCACCGACGATCTCCATGGCGGTCCAGCCGCCCAGTGAATGGCCCACTACAGCAATTCGGCGCTTCGCGACCAGGCCAAATTTTTCAGGTTGAGTCGTGACCGCTTCAATGGCTCGGCTCAGATCGACGGGCCGCTGCCATAACTGCGCCGCTGCTTGAGGGCTACGGTCACGGCTAGTGGTGCCGGGGTGGTTGACCGCGGCGACGATGTAACCCTTATGGGCCAGAGCACTGGCAAGCCAAGTCTGGTTGCCCCAGTTGCCCCCGAAACCGTGGGAGAGCACCACCAATGGGTGTTCGCCGGCAGCCGGTGGCGTGTCACGAACGGCAGAAGCACCGACAAACACCGCATTATCGGCGATCAATTGCGTGGTGGCGGTAGTTGCACTGGGGTACCAGACGACCATCTCCAGCGCGCGGTCATTGTGCGTGTCCAGCAGCGTGGAGGACTGGAAGCCGACAGGGTTATCGTCAGCGAGTGCGCTGGCAGTCAGGCAGATCAGAAACAGGGCGCCGAAAGCTGTTTTCATTGTCGTTATCTTCCTTGATCAGACAAGCGCATAGCAATCTGAAGCAGGCTGTTGGGCCC
It encodes:
- a CDS encoding alpha/beta hydrolase family protein, whose translation is MKTAFGALFLICLTASALADDNPVGFQSSTLLDTHNDRALEMVVWYPSATTATTQLIADNAVFVGASAVRDTPPAAGEHPLVVLSHGFGGNWGNQTWLASALAHKGYIVAAVNHPGTTSRDRSPQAAAQLWQRPVDLSRAIEAVTTQPEKFGLVAKRRIAVVGHSLGGWTAMEIVGARFDPDRFARDCKAHPQLSSCTVYQQMNPASTSALKAGLAADLRDKRVTAVVTLDLGLSRGLTDESLAALPVPALVIAAGVPSQELPAQLESANLAKRLPQASSRYVEIGDASHFSFMSVCKPGAVALLEEAVPGDGIICGDGDNGRPRGLIQQQITALIIEFLAQSSGNREDIL